One Paenibacillus sp. FSL W8-0186 genomic window carries:
- a CDS encoding beta-galactosidase: MNKKLYHGACLYPELWSRDVLLQDIGMMKQTGINVARIGEFAWSIFEPEEGRIDISSFVEVIELLYENGIDTVMCTPTPTPPIWLSHGHPERMYVDERGTVMGHGARQHVCTNYPYFRERAAIITEHIAQAVGALPGVIAWQLDNEFKAHVAECMCHTCKGMWHDWLEQRYGTISRLNEAWGTNVWSQAYQRFDQVPQPGPAPFLHNSSLRTMYQRFSMEKIAEFADEQAAIIRRYSAAPITHNSSIAFHVDNERLFKNLDFASFDTYASRENAHAYLFNCDLWRNFKPGKDFWIMETSPSHAASLESYAAPHPNGYVKAEAVAAYALGAQAFCYWLWRQQRAGSEQPHGSVVSAWGQPTIGHRQVLEAEAARQELEAVLLETKPMQAEVAMTYSDEAKAYFKTEPHRKLDHRGLVSDFYGRILSLGIHRDVLPEGADLGGYKLLFTPFLPYVPEDYLQRALEFAAGGGIWIAGPLTGGRTEEHTIPTDAGLGELEQRAGVKTVYTYPMDGTGSVGRAFGVSAPLSHWSAVFQPMEGGASVVGEIREGLTPGLAFLTEHRYGQGKIVMLGSMPGGEEGDAMLCKLIRHYTDEAGVTVKSDVTPGTLVAPRQGANGQLVWIIVNMDGRGGSVTLPCQGTDALTGDEVPPGQVAVEPFGYKAIRLNLPLF; this comes from the coding sequence TTGAATAAGAAGCTGTATCACGGAGCCTGCCTGTACCCGGAGCTATGGAGCCGGGACGTGCTTCTGCAGGATATCGGGATGATGAAACAAACAGGGATCAATGTGGCGCGGATCGGGGAATTTGCGTGGTCTATCTTTGAGCCGGAAGAAGGACGGATCGATATCAGCTCGTTTGTCGAAGTGATTGAGCTGCTGTATGAGAATGGGATCGACACGGTGATGTGCACGCCGACGCCAACCCCGCCGATCTGGCTCAGCCACGGCCACCCGGAGCGAATGTACGTAGATGAACGCGGTACCGTGATGGGGCACGGAGCGCGTCAGCATGTCTGCACGAATTACCCTTATTTCCGCGAGCGGGCTGCGATCATTACCGAGCATATCGCCCAGGCCGTCGGCGCCCTGCCTGGCGTCATCGCCTGGCAGCTCGACAATGAATTCAAAGCCCATGTGGCGGAATGCATGTGCCATACGTGCAAAGGCATGTGGCATGACTGGCTGGAGCAGCGCTACGGCACGATCAGCAGGCTGAACGAGGCCTGGGGAACGAACGTCTGGAGTCAGGCATATCAGCGGTTCGACCAAGTGCCGCAGCCAGGACCGGCTCCCTTCCTGCACAATTCGTCGCTCCGGACGATGTACCAGCGCTTCTCCATGGAGAAAATTGCGGAGTTCGCAGACGAACAAGCGGCGATTATTCGGCGATACTCCGCCGCGCCGATTACCCATAACAGCAGCATCGCCTTTCACGTCGACAACGAACGGCTGTTCAAGAACCTGGACTTCGCATCGTTTGATACGTATGCGTCCAGGGAGAACGCGCACGCCTATCTGTTCAATTGTGATTTATGGCGGAATTTCAAGCCGGGCAAGGATTTCTGGATCATGGAGACAAGTCCGTCCCACGCCGCCTCCCTGGAGAGCTACGCCGCGCCGCACCCGAACGGGTATGTGAAGGCCGAAGCTGTGGCGGCCTATGCCTTGGGCGCTCAGGCCTTCTGTTACTGGCTGTGGCGGCAGCAGCGGGCGGGCAGCGAGCAGCCGCACGGCTCCGTCGTGAGCGCCTGGGGCCAGCCGACGATCGGGCATCGCCAGGTGCTGGAGGCCGAGGCAGCCAGGCAGGAGCTTGAGGCGGTTCTGCTGGAGACAAAGCCGATGCAGGCTGAAGTAGCGATGACGTATTCGGACGAGGCAAAGGCTTATTTCAAAACAGAGCCGCACCGGAAGCTGGATCACCGGGGATTGGTGAGCGATTTCTATGGAAGGATCTTATCGCTAGGCATTCACCGCGATGTGCTTCCTGAAGGAGCCGATCTCGGTGGATACAAGCTGTTGTTCACGCCGTTTCTCCCTTACGTGCCCGAGGATTATTTGCAGCGGGCGCTGGAATTCGCAGCCGGGGGCGGCATCTGGATCGCCGGGCCGCTTACCGGTGGACGTACGGAGGAGCATACGATACCGACGGATGCGGGGCTGGGCGAACTGGAGCAACGAGCAGGCGTGAAGACGGTGTATACGTACCCGATGGACGGTACGGGATCGGTTGGACGCGCATTCGGCGTATCGGCCCCGCTTTCGCATTGGAGTGCGGTATTTCAGCCGATGGAAGGCGGCGCATCCGTGGTAGGCGAAATCCGTGAAGGGCTGACGCCGGGCCTGGCCTTCTTGACCGAGCATCGGTATGGGCAGGGGAAGATCGTCATGCTGGGCTCGATGCCGGGCGGCGAGGAGGGGGATGCCATGCTTTGCAAGCTTATCCGGCATTATACGGATGAAGCAGGGGTAACCGTCAAGAGCGACGTGACCCCTGGCACTCTGGTCGCGCCAAGACAGGGAGCCAATGGCCAACTGGTATGGATCATCGTCAATATGGATGGCCGCGGCGGAAGCGTCACCCTGCCTTGCCAAGGTACGGATGCCTTAACCGGAGACGAGGTACCGCCAGGCCAAGTGGCTGTAGAACCCTTCGGATACAAGGCGATCCGTTTGAACCTGCCGCTCTTTTAA
- a CDS encoding 2-dehydropantoate 2-reductase N-terminal domain-containing protein gives MRVLVYGAGVIGSYLTHVLERGGNDVTVLARGNRAEELEKGGLVIRHYFQRKTTVDRIRVIRTLDTDDNYDLIFVVMKYTDFSAVLPILANNKSQNIVIIGNNTNAHDMQDYLNEHSDIPKNIAFGFQTSAGSRENGRIVCIRGGGGQMVLGGLEGPIPFKADLDQVFSKTKYKLIYHEYIDAWLKNHIVPIIALNFVTVIHERQMKKIARDDKLLRQMIAAMDEGFRVLEALGYPLTPAAQASLIRKRPALMRLIMKIYHILPISRLVDGSIGEIVALSRVFHLWKEQTRIPTPNWDALEVRFNAKLS, from the coding sequence ATGAGAGTATTGGTTTATGGCGCAGGTGTCATAGGCAGTTATTTAACCCATGTTCTTGAACGTGGTGGCAATGATGTGACCGTATTGGCCAGAGGAAACCGGGCAGAGGAACTGGAGAAAGGGGGACTTGTCATTCGCCATTATTTTCAGCGGAAAACGACGGTAGATCGGATTCGTGTCATCCGGACTCTGGACACGGACGATAATTATGATCTCATCTTTGTTGTCATGAAATATACGGATTTTTCGGCGGTTCTGCCTATATTGGCCAACAATAAGAGCCAAAATATCGTAATCATAGGGAATAATACAAATGCCCATGATATGCAAGATTATTTGAATGAGCATAGTGATATACCCAAAAATATCGCCTTCGGGTTCCAAACTAGCGCGGGAAGCCGTGAAAACGGGCGGATTGTCTGTATCCGTGGAGGCGGTGGACAGATGGTGCTCGGTGGACTGGAAGGCCCGATTCCTTTTAAGGCCGATCTCGATCAAGTGTTTTCGAAAACCAAGTACAAACTTATCTATCACGAATATATAGACGCATGGCTGAAGAATCATATCGTGCCTATTATTGCGCTAAACTTTGTAACGGTTATACACGAGCGCCAAATGAAAAAAATCGCTAGGGACGACAAGTTGTTGCGGCAAATGATCGCGGCTATGGACGAAGGCTTTCGCGTGTTGGAGGCCCTGGGTTATCCGCTAACGCCGGCCGCACAAGCTTCGCTTATCCGCAAACGACCAGCGCTGATGCGCCTGATTATGAAAATTTATCATATTTTGCCGATTAGCCGACTGGTTGACGGATCCATAGGCGAAATTGTGGCTTTAAGCCGCGTGTTTCACCTTTGGAAGGAACAGACCCGCATCCCTACTCCCAACTGGGATGCGCTGGAAGTGCGGTTTAATGCCAAGTTAAGCTGA
- a CDS encoding transposase family protein, whose protein sequence is MNTIFSFKWRRTLQPTHCPHCGCVTNLYKHSNREQLCTDLPVHGKRVGLLIKRQRYKCRRNWRRAIIGPFPP, encoded by the coding sequence ATGAACACGATATTCTCATTCAAGTGGAGACGAACACTCCAACCTACTCATTGCCCTCACTGTGGGTGCGTTACGAACCTCTACAAGCACAGTAACAGAGAGCAGCTTTGTACGGATTTACCGGTCCACGGTAAGCGTGTAGGGCTTCTTATTAAACGTCAGCGGTATAAATGCCGGAGAAATTGGAGAAGGGCGATTATAGGCCCTTTTCCACCATAA
- a CDS encoding TetR/AcrR family transcriptional regulator gives MDRRILKTRQAIMEAFIGLIEERGFEKITIHAIADRANVNRGTVYLHFTDKYDLLEQCIETYLQLLYESCIPDGEPGKVPSKALLLRTFEFLERHALVYSTLMTSKGVPAFRKRMMAMMEISIEEHIKSNGIGPSMNREILAQFLTIAVAGLVEWWIINSMPYTPSEMVDQLMMILEHNLNLQG, from the coding sequence ATGGATAGACGTATTCTAAAAACGAGACAGGCCATTATGGAAGCTTTTATCGGGCTAATTGAGGAGCGCGGCTTTGAGAAGATCACGATACATGCAATCGCGGACCGGGCGAATGTAAACCGAGGGACCGTCTATTTGCACTTTACGGATAAGTACGACCTGCTGGAACAGTGCATCGAAACGTACTTGCAGTTATTGTATGAAAGTTGTATACCTGACGGGGAACCAGGAAAGGTTCCGTCCAAAGCTTTACTGCTTCGCACATTCGAATTTTTGGAGCGTCACGCCTTAGTTTACTCCACGCTCATGACGAGCAAAGGAGTTCCCGCATTCCGAAAGCGAATGATGGCGATGATGGAGATAAGTATCGAGGAGCATATCAAAAGCAACGGCATCGGCCCGAGCATGAACCGTGAAATCCTCGCCCAATTTCTAACCATTGCAGTGGCCGGTCTGGTGGAATGGTGGATTATTAACTCAATGCCTTACACTCCGTCGGAAATGGTGGATCAATTGATGATGATCCTGGAGCATAATTTGAATTTGCAGGGGTAG
- a CDS encoding methyl-accepting chemotaxis protein produces the protein MQSKPSREKASGVHGEIKTKLVHSLKFKLMLLSAVCLVIILLIGGMSLAMLNSNNQNYQMTTHMSQVNRLSEQNETLDVMYVSSKDSNYLGEIYTNIDEAFTIINTNHPNSKYNKEWDSLGNLLAQNKSNMQQIIDLSDERGFDLSAGIYQKLNENESSLQEQRDLLSKIANWVDIPMLSTATLSLGTETVDGTTYSKYRYFNDIPDKGDRDKLLARIGGDAVEYKGTAYLTNIQLINESSQTVIDFAKVSDSALQRSYGSAFGGIEFTTFQGQPAFKIANQFTAANASWEEIGIEIDTTDIHLNEYDQVSFEIYFDTAVHSKNISIGVALDQRYDFSNASNQINQLLNEYNRAVIEGKSEEVTKLYQEISSITNEMKAAFGNYFGSNETPTEAISLMEEKMNILEELQPIDSSLVQLINENKTLVAEVRSVIESIHGKISDDMVTGANSLRATIIILSIAAVAIVIIIVFIITRSIQKNVDQFRYLLQEMGKGNLSARAKITSKDEFSLFSNYLNQFSDQLSATLQKIQNLTLEVNEKNTAVYGVIQSVVNGKDDREGILQLQEHFRLIENSVTNQSANTEESLASLHEILETNKGSVNEISATKTISEKSLASVQEGVHNIETLNSNVQGISQSVDRSSHEIQELIEYAQSIQEVLVTIQNFANQTNLLSLNASIEASRAGDEGRGFAVVAHEVKKLSEATSLETQKISEIINNINGKIAQVQSANEDVKFHVEDTEKIATHFTHIINNMKESTEHSTAYITNLMEQITRQMLSTEDIVNAVDLISSDSQEILDKTVITTAVTDELADTLVQNLEVVEELMESITRIKEDISAFKLK, from the coding sequence ATGCAGAGCAAACCATCTAGAGAAAAAGCATCAGGAGTTCATGGGGAAATTAAAACAAAGCTGGTTCATTCCTTGAAGTTCAAGCTGATGTTACTAAGCGCAGTATGTCTGGTTATCATATTACTCATTGGCGGAATGTCGCTTGCTATGCTGAATAGCAACAATCAAAACTATCAAATGACAACCCATATGAGCCAAGTTAACCGGCTATCGGAACAGAATGAAACCTTGGATGTCATGTATGTCTCTTCTAAAGATAGCAATTATTTGGGCGAAATCTACACTAACATCGACGAAGCTTTTACTATTATCAATACGAACCATCCAAATAGCAAATACAATAAGGAATGGGATAGTTTAGGAAATCTATTAGCTCAGAATAAATCAAACATGCAACAAATTATTGACCTATCCGATGAACGCGGGTTCGATCTATCCGCTGGCATCTATCAAAAGCTGAATGAAAATGAAAGCTCACTTCAGGAACAAAGGGATTTGCTGAGCAAGATAGCGAACTGGGTCGATATTCCTATGTTGAGTACTGCGACCTTATCACTAGGTACTGAAACTGTCGACGGAACTACCTATAGTAAATATCGCTATTTCAACGACATTCCCGATAAAGGGGATCGCGATAAGCTATTGGCCCGGATCGGCGGTGATGCCGTAGAATACAAAGGCACAGCCTATTTAACGAATATTCAACTCATCAACGAATCATCCCAAACTGTGATAGATTTTGCAAAAGTATCAGATTCCGCTCTACAGCGCAGCTACGGTTCTGCCTTCGGCGGAATTGAGTTTACAACCTTTCAAGGGCAACCTGCATTTAAAATTGCTAACCAATTTACAGCAGCAAATGCCTCATGGGAAGAGATTGGTATTGAAATAGATACGACAGACATCCATTTAAATGAATATGATCAGGTATCTTTTGAAATATACTTTGATACAGCTGTTCATTCCAAGAATATCTCAATAGGAGTCGCTTTGGATCAACGCTATGATTTCAGCAATGCCTCCAATCAGATTAATCAGCTTTTGAATGAATATAATCGGGCTGTGATCGAAGGTAAAAGTGAAGAGGTTACAAAGCTTTATCAGGAGATCAGTTCAATTACGAATGAAATGAAGGCAGCCTTTGGTAATTACTTCGGCAGTAACGAAACACCAACAGAAGCGATAAGCCTTATGGAAGAGAAAATGAACATCCTAGAAGAATTGCAGCCCATAGATTCATCGCTAGTTCAGTTAATCAATGAAAATAAAACCTTGGTTGCCGAAGTACGCAGCGTCATTGAAAGCATACATGGGAAGATTTCAGACGATATGGTAACCGGTGCGAACAGTTTACGAGCGACAATTATCATTTTAAGTATTGCGGCGGTTGCGATCGTTATTATCATTGTATTCATCATAACTCGCAGTATCCAAAAGAACGTCGATCAATTCCGATATCTGCTGCAAGAAATGGGAAAAGGAAACCTGAGTGCACGTGCTAAAATTACCTCTAAGGATGAATTCTCGCTATTTTCGAATTACCTGAACCAATTTAGCGACCAGCTCAGTGCGACTTTGCAAAAAATACAGAATCTAACGTTAGAAGTGAATGAGAAAAATACTGCTGTTTATGGTGTTATCCAGTCTGTAGTGAACGGTAAGGACGATAGAGAGGGTATATTGCAGCTGCAAGAACATTTCAGATTGATCGAAAATAGCGTTACAAATCAAAGTGCAAACACAGAAGAATCATTAGCGAGCCTGCATGAAATATTGGAAACCAATAAAGGCTCCGTAAATGAAATTAGCGCTACGAAGACCATCTCGGAGAAATCTTTAGCAAGTGTCCAAGAAGGTGTGCATAATATCGAGACATTGAATAGCAATGTTCAAGGAATCTCACAAAGCGTCGACCGATCAAGCCATGAAATACAGGAGCTGATCGAATATGCGCAATCGATTCAAGAGGTATTGGTAACCATACAGAACTTTGCAAACCAGACTAACTTGTTATCCTTGAACGCCTCCATTGAAGCAAGCAGAGCTGGTGATGAAGGCAGAGGCTTTGCCGTTGTAGCCCATGAAGTGAAGAAGCTGTCCGAAGCTACAAGTTTAGAAACACAGAAAATTAGCGAGATTATCAACAACATTAACGGTAAAATAGCCCAAGTACAATCTGCCAATGAAGATGTTAAATTCCATGTTGAGGATACAGAGAAAATTGCAACGCATTTTACTCATATTATTAACAATATGAAGGAATCAACAGAGCATAGTACGGCTTATATTACAAATCTCATGGAGCAAATCACAAGACAAATGCTAAGCACAGAGGATATTGTGAATGCCGTTGACCTCATTAGCAGCGATTCACAAGAAATTTTGGATAAAACCGTAATTACAACAGCAGTAACTGATGAATTAGCAGACACATTAGTTCAAAATCTGGAAGTGGTTGAGGAATTAATGGAAAGTATCACCAGAATTAAGGAAGACATCAGTGCCTTTAAGCTAAAATAA
- a CDS encoding sugar ABC transporter permease: MRKQALRAERETRWKRLKRDKWLYILLLPGLLYFLIFKYVPMWGILLAFKNYQPFIGFWKSEWVGFEHFKVFFQNPDFFMLLRNTLVLSLYNLIFFFPAPIILALLLNEIRRALFKRTIQTLIYVPHFISMVIVASLTYVFLTTEGGMVNEFLYAFTGRKIDFLASPDWFRPLIIIQTIWKECGWGTIIFLAALAGVDVEQYEAAIVDGASRWRQLWHITLPSIRSTIVILLILRMGTILDNGFEQIYLMMNALNREVAEVFDTYVYALGITQGAFSYSTAVGLFKSVIGVILVLGSNWLAKKSGESGLY, from the coding sequence ATGAGGAAACAAGCCTTAAGGGCCGAGCGGGAGACCCGCTGGAAGCGCCTGAAGCGCGATAAATGGCTGTATATTCTTTTGCTGCCGGGCCTGCTGTATTTTCTGATTTTTAAATATGTGCCGATGTGGGGAATCTTGCTTGCATTTAAAAACTACCAGCCCTTCATCGGATTTTGGAAAAGCGAATGGGTAGGCTTCGAGCATTTCAAGGTTTTTTTCCAAAACCCGGATTTCTTCATGCTGCTGCGCAACACGCTGGTGCTGTCTTTGTACAATTTGATTTTCTTCTTCCCGGCTCCGATTATCCTGGCACTGCTGCTCAATGAAATACGCCGGGCGCTCTTTAAAAGAACGATTCAAACGCTGATCTATGTGCCTCACTTTATATCTATGGTCATCGTGGCAAGCTTGACTTATGTATTTCTGACCACCGAAGGCGGTATGGTTAATGAGTTTTTGTATGCGTTTACAGGTCGGAAAATCGACTTCCTCGCCAGTCCCGACTGGTTCCGGCCGCTAATTATTATCCAGACGATCTGGAAGGAGTGCGGCTGGGGGACGATTATTTTCCTGGCGGCGCTGGCGGGGGTCGACGTGGAGCAATACGAAGCGGCCATCGTTGACGGGGCTAGCCGCTGGAGGCAGCTGTGGCATATCACTTTACCTTCGATTCGCAGCACGATCGTCATCCTGCTTATTTTGCGGATGGGAACGATTCTCGATAACGGGTTCGAGCAAATTTATTTGATGATGAATGCCTTGAATCGCGAGGTCGCGGAGGTGTTCGACACCTACGTGTACGCGCTGGGAATTACGCAGGGAGCATTTAGCTATAGTACGGCTGTTGGATTGTTCAAATCGGTCATCGGCGTGATACTTGTCCTTGGCTCCAACTGGCTGGCGAAGAAATCCGGTGAATCGGGACTGTACTGA
- the norA gene encoding multidrug efflux MFS transporter NorA has protein sequence MKNPKITLAILLTNLFIAFLGIGLVIPVLPTIMNELNISGKVVGYMVSAFAITQLISSPFAGRWVDKYGRKVMIVLGLFIFGFSEFLFGFGKTVEVLFLSRMLGGVSAAFIMPAVTAFIADITTNETRPKALGYMSAAISTGFIIGPGFGGFLAEIDTRLPFYTAGLLGGLAAILSLVLLKEPERAVEGSTKPGQTSGLRRIFIPMYFIAFILIFVLSFGLAAFESLFSLFVDHKFGFTPKDIAIVITGGALVGAIAQILLFDRLTKRLGEINVIRYCLGISTVLVLLMTYVSTYFIILLTTFVLFTGFDLIRPAITSYLSKIAGNEQGFVGGMNSTFTSIGNIFGPIVGGALFDINLNYPYYFAAIVLLIGTVIALYWKKPEVAEG, from the coding sequence ATGAAAAATCCAAAAATCACCTTGGCCATCCTGCTAACGAATTTATTTATCGCCTTCCTTGGGATCGGGCTCGTTATTCCGGTGCTGCCTACCATTATGAATGAGCTGAATATTAGCGGGAAAGTCGTAGGTTATATGGTATCGGCCTTTGCCATTACACAGCTGATCAGTTCGCCGTTTGCCGGACGCTGGGTGGACAAGTACGGACGCAAGGTCATGATTGTGCTCGGCCTGTTCATTTTCGGCTTCTCGGAGTTTCTGTTCGGATTCGGAAAAACGGTTGAAGTATTGTTCCTGTCCCGCATGCTTGGCGGAGTCAGCGCGGCGTTCATTATGCCAGCGGTAACAGCTTTTATCGCGGATATTACAACAAACGAAACCCGGCCCAAGGCGCTTGGCTATATGTCTGCTGCCATCAGCACGGGATTTATCATCGGCCCCGGATTTGGCGGATTTCTCGCGGAAATCGACACGCGCCTCCCTTTCTATACAGCCGGGCTGCTGGGTGGGCTCGCGGCGATTCTGTCCCTGGTTCTGCTGAAAGAGCCTGAACGTGCAGTTGAGGGTTCCACAAAACCAGGGCAAACGAGCGGTCTGCGCCGCATCTTCATACCGATGTATTTCATCGCATTCATATTGATCTTCGTGTTGTCGTTCGGCCTGGCTGCATTTGAGTCGCTCTTCAGCCTGTTCGTCGACCATAAGTTCGGCTTCACGCCGAAGGATATTGCTATCGTCATTACTGGCGGGGCACTGGTCGGCGCGATTGCCCAGATCCTGCTGTTTGACCGCCTCACCAAGCGTTTAGGCGAAATCAATGTCATCCGTTACTGCCTGGGAATTTCCACGGTTCTTGTACTCCTAATGACATATGTAAGCACATATTTCATCATCCTGCTGACCACCTTTGTCCTCTTTACCGGCTTCGATTTGATACGCCCGGCCATCACGTCGTATTTATCGAAGATTGCCGGGAACGAGCAAGGCTTTGTGGGCGGCATGAACTCGACATTTACTAGCATCGGCAATATTTTTGGCCCGATTGTGGGTGGTGCGCTGTTCGATATTAATCTGAACTATCCCTACTATTTCGCGGCCATCGTCCTGTTGATCGGAACGGTAATCGCGCTGTACTGGAAGAAACCGGAGGTTGCTGAAGGATAA
- a CDS encoding extracellular solute-binding protein, protein MSRHTRMGTMKRWLSVWLVAAMIAAIAGCGGGSSGDTAADPASAGNGNGNEGKEQAEQAPLDLTIMLPIFKTNYPKDDGPVVEEIEKRTNSNIHFEWVPNASYADKFNITLASGKLPSIIYVGDVKAPSFVSAAKSGAFWEVGPYLQQFPNLSGANPVIMENSSIEGKNYGIYRGRVLGRNGIAFRKDWLDNVGLETPQTVDDFYNMLKAFKEQDPDKNGQNDTYGMVLVKWTGQWASGFDTIKLWFGTPNKWGVVDGKLVPEHQYPEYVEALKFMKKLYDEKLINSDFAVMDSAKWVDPIVNNKAGVIVDVVDVGARIDDKIHAALAKEGKDEPDRHYIDVLGGVTGADGKLHTLPTSGFAGILAIPKSSVKTEEELMRVLGFLDQLNEPEMQTLLNFGLEGIHYNPVGEFVEPIKDTVKLESEVEGLNQMLGFIPEDHAKKVKQTPLRIKQTEVQKANEEFIVTNPAESFISTVYSQKGQQLDNIINDARIKFIVGQIDEAGLMSAFEVWRKTGGDDLVKEMNDLYNQVKP, encoded by the coding sequence ATGAGCAGGCACACAAGGATGGGAACAATGAAACGCTGGTTATCCGTATGGCTGGTTGCAGCCATGATAGCAGCGATCGCTGGCTGCGGAGGCGGCAGCTCCGGGGACACGGCGGCGGACCCCGCTTCAGCTGGCAATGGCAATGGGAATGAGGGGAAAGAGCAGGCGGAGCAAGCCCCGCTTGATCTGACGATCATGCTGCCGATTTTCAAGACGAATTATCCAAAGGACGACGGGCCGGTGGTTGAGGAAATCGAGAAAAGGACGAACAGCAACATTCACTTTGAGTGGGTGCCGAACGCCTCCTATGCCGATAAGTTCAATATCACCCTTGCTTCCGGCAAGCTCCCCAGCATTATATACGTCGGAGACGTGAAGGCGCCGAGCTTCGTCAGCGCTGCTAAATCCGGGGCGTTCTGGGAGGTCGGACCTTATTTGCAGCAGTTTCCGAACCTGAGCGGCGCCAATCCGGTCATTATGGAGAACTCCTCCATCGAGGGCAAGAACTACGGAATCTACCGGGGACGGGTGTTAGGCCGCAATGGAATTGCCTTCCGCAAGGATTGGCTCGATAACGTCGGGCTGGAAACGCCGCAGACCGTGGATGATTTCTATAATATGCTGAAGGCGTTCAAGGAGCAGGATCCCGACAAGAACGGGCAAAACGACACGTATGGCATGGTGCTCGTCAAATGGACGGGACAATGGGCCAGCGGCTTCGATACGATCAAGCTGTGGTTCGGCACGCCGAACAAGTGGGGCGTCGTAGATGGCAAACTGGTGCCAGAGCATCAATATCCTGAATATGTGGAAGCGCTTAAATTTATGAAAAAATTATACGACGAAAAATTGATCAACTCCGATTTTGCCGTGATGGACAGCGCTAAGTGGGTAGACCCGATCGTCAACAATAAAGCGGGCGTCATCGTCGATGTCGTTGACGTCGGCGCGCGCATCGACGATAAAATACACGCCGCTCTTGCCAAGGAAGGAAAAGATGAGCCGGATCGCCACTACATTGACGTCCTTGGCGGAGTGACGGGAGCTGATGGCAAGCTGCATACCCTGCCGACATCCGGCTTTGCGGGCATATTGGCCATCCCTAAATCGTCTGTGAAGACCGAGGAGGAGCTTATGCGGGTGCTCGGATTCCTGGATCAGCTGAATGAGCCGGAAATGCAGACACTGCTTAACTTCGGCCTCGAAGGCATTCACTATAATCCGGTTGGCGAATTCGTGGAACCGATCAAGGATACCGTGAAGCTGGAATCTGAGGTAGAAGGCTTAAATCAAATGCTCGGCTTCATTCCAGAGGACCACGCCAAGAAGGTCAAGCAGACGCCGCTGCGCATTAAGCAGACCGAGGTGCAGAAGGCCAATGAGGAATTTATTGTAACGAACCCTGCCGAGTCGTTCATTTCTACCGTTTATTCGCAAAAGGGCCAGCAGCTTGATAATATCATCAACGACGCGCGCATCAAATTCATTGTGGGACAGATCGATGAGGCAGGACTAATGTCCGCATTCGAAGTATGGAGAAAAACCGGAGGGGACGATCTGGTCAAAGAGATGAACGACCTGTACAATCAGGTGAAACCCTAG
- a CDS encoding carbohydrate ABC transporter permease, with product MGKQYRSTSEKIFDAFNYVFLALFGLLAILPFIFVISGSFATDAEITKRAVFLIPKTFSLDAYKFIFSTDTIMRSIGVSIYVTVIGTIVNLFFTVTMAYPMARRNLMGRNMILNLVIFTMLFGGGMIPTYLVIRELHLLDSLNSLILPGAISAFNLIIVKNFFQELPPGLEEAAKIDGCNELSLLWKIVLPLSKPVLATFTLFYAVGHWNNFFSALLYINDPSKWPLQVMLRQIVMLSQSAGDLSSMDPTFVQPPEQSIKMAVIVVGTIPILCVYPFLQKHFAKGVLLGSIKG from the coding sequence GTGGGCAAGCAATACAGAAGCACAAGCGAGAAAATATTCGACGCATTCAACTACGTATTCCTCGCGTTATTCGGACTGCTGGCAATTTTGCCCTTCATATTCGTCATCTCGGGTTCGTTCGCCACGGATGCCGAAATTACGAAACGCGCCGTATTTCTGATTCCCAAGACATTTTCGCTGGATGCGTATAAATTCATTTTTTCCACGGATACGATCATGCGCAGCATCGGCGTATCGATCTATGTGACCGTCATCGGCACGATCGTCAATCTGTTCTTTACGGTGACGATGGCTTACCCGATGGCCCGGCGCAATCTCATGGGCCGCAACATGATATTGAACCTCGTTATTTTCACGATGCTGTTCGGAGGGGGGATGATCCCGACCTACCTGGTCATTCGCGAGCTTCATTTGCTGGACTCCTTGAATTCGCTTATTTTACCCGGGGCGATCAGCGCGTTTAATCTGATCATCGTCAAAAACTTCTTTCAGGAGCTGCCCCCGGGGCTGGAGGAAGCCGCCAAAATCGACGGCTGCAACGAGCTCAGCCTGCTGTGGAAAATCGTGCTCCCGCTCTCGAAGCCCGTGCTCGCCACCTTCACGCTGTTTTACGCGGTGGGACACTGGAACAATTTCTTCTCGGCCCTGCTCTACATCAATGATCCCAGCAAATGGCCGCTGCAGGTGATGCTCAGGCAAATCGTCATGCTGTCGCAATCGGCTGGCGATCTCAGCTCTATGGACCCGACCTTCGTGCAGCCGCCGGAGCAGTCGATCAAGATGGCAGTCATCGTAGTGGGCACGATTCCGATTTTATGCGTATATCCGTTCCTGCAGAAGCATTTTGCCAAGGGAGTACTCCTCGGCTCGATCAAGGGTTAA